The following nucleotide sequence is from Candidatus Zixiibacteriota bacterium.
TCTCGCGAAAGACCACCGCCCACGGAAACAGAAATGCCAACTCGACATCGAAGATGACAAAGAGAATCGCAACAAGATAGAATTGTACGTCGAAATACCCGCCGGGCATCTGAAACGGCGCAAAGCCGCACTCAAACGGGCGCTGCTTGACAGGAGTTGGCCGCTTGGGACCCAGAATGCTCCCCAAAAGCCACATCACCGCGACCAACAGCGCGACGAACGTTCCGATCACCAACAACGGCCAGTACTGCGCGATGATCAATCTCCCTCAAAAAGAAAACGGCCGGCGCCGTTTTCGGTGAAATCTCTTCTTGTTCCCACGCGGCAGGGCCGGACGATCAATCCATCCGAGCCGCACGTGTTACTTCTGAAAATACTCTGCGTTCTTGGCCGTGTAGTCGGTCCACTTCTCGGGGACTTCACTTTCCTCGAAGATCGCCTCAACGGGGCAGGCGGGAACACAGGCGCCGCAATCGATGCACTCCGCGGGATCGATATACAGCATTTCCGCCTCTTCAAACTCCGCTGCGTCCTTGGTCGGATGGATACAATCGACCGGGCAGGCATCTACACACGCGGTGTCTTTGGTTCCGATGCACGGTTCGCAGATGACATACGTCATGGACCGACTCCTCCTGACCAGGTGCTGTCAATCCGTTGACGGCCAATCGGTTGAATCGGCCGACACGGTGCTTTCTCCGGCGATCCCCGCCGAGGTAATGCTCATGGTTCAAACGCCCCGACGCTACTTTTGTTGGAGACAAAATCGCTGATTGTCATCGAATCGAACAGCACTTTGATGCGCTCGTGCAGAGCCCTTAACGGGTCGCTGATGATACACTCATCATACTGGGGACAATCAGCCCCATTGCCGTCGACACAACGCACCAGCGCTGCTTTGCCCTCGATGGCCATTAAGACTTCGCTGAGATTCAGCGCATGGGGTTCCCGAGCCAGGGAGTAACCGCCCTTCTTTCCCTGGTGTGACTTCAGCATTCCCGCGGTCTTCAACTCATGAAAGACTTTGGCCACCAACTTTCCCGGCATGTTGTGCTGATCCGCAACTTCCCGGACATTCACCACCGTGCCGGGAGACTGGGCGGCAAGGTGGGCCAGCCCGATCAGTGCATACTCGGTACGTCGCGTCAGGTTGAGCATGGAATCCTCACTTCCAGAGGAGCCCAACTGCGTGGGGTGTAGGGAATTCGCCTGGCTGCGTCAAGCACGTTTGAGCAGTGTGGTGCCGCCGCCGCGTCTGCACTCCACCTGTCGGACCCCTTGTGAAATGTAACATTATATCCCATATTACCTTATGGGCGAACCACCATCCGGCCCGCTGAATCTCCCGGATGCAATGGGACACAGTCGTGCCTTCCGTGAATCAATACGCCTTGGGTCGACTTTGCGCCACCTACTCCGGCGGTTTTTTGACATCTCCGATGACGATCGGGCAGATATTGACAGATTCAGTCGTGTATGACCTGCTTGATTCGTCGGCAGCAAATTATGTGATTGGTTCTTGCAATTCCGAGCGTGTCGGTAGCGATGATTATCAGCCAATCAGCCAAAGGGAGACTCTGAAATGCCAACACGGAAGGCGCAAGCCGAATGGAAAGGCGATCTGAGGAACGGTTCGGGCGTCATGAAGATGGCAACCGGTTCTTATGAGGGGCCGTATTCATTCGGTTCCCGATTCGAGGAGTCGAAGGGCACCAACCCAGAGGAGCTCATCGCAGCAGCACATGCCGGGTGTTTCTCGATGGCGCTCTCGGCCGGATTGGGCAAGGCCGGCTTCAGCCCCAAGCGGGTCAGCACCAAGGCAACGGTCCACCTCGAAAAAGTCGGCGATGGATTTCAAATCACGACAATCGAACTGGATACCGAAGCCGAAGTGCCGGGAATCGACAAAGCCACGTTCATGCAGCACGCCGAGGGTGCCAAAGCCGGATGCCCGATATCGAAGGCCCTGGCGGCGGTACCGTCGATCAAACTGACCGCGAAATTGCTGTAGTCCTGCGGAATCGCGCGCGGGGCAAGGCGGCCTCCCCCTGCCGTCGATTACGGGCTCTCACTCTCCCAGGAATCCCATCGGGTCGATGGCGATGCCGTCTTTGCGTATCTCATAGTGCAGGTGCGGCGCCGTCGACTGGCCCGTGTTGCCGGAAAATGCGATTCGGTCCCCACGCGATACCGCGTCCCCCTCGGTGACGAGCAAGACGGAGTTGTGCCCGTACGTTGTCCCAAAGCCGTTGGCGTGATCGATGACGATCATAAATCCGAAGGCGTCATCTTTCCCCGCAAAGGCGACCGTGCCATCTGCGGTCGCCATGATCGCCGTTCCCTCGCGGGCGGCGAAGTCGATGCCGGTGTGACGCAACACGGGATTATTCGAATGCGGCGAGAATCCGCGCGATAGCCGTCCGGCGATCGGTTTGCCGCGTGGACGGTTATTGGGGTCGGGCGCGCAATTGGGAACCAGGACGCCTGGGTCTGTGCCGCCCGATGCGACATCGGCCCATTCCGAGCCGGTGTCCGTTGCGGCACTGTCGTATCCGTCGGCCAGCACTCCCTCAGGCAGACGGTCGGGTCGAATCGAATCTGCAAAATCCGGCACCGAAATTCCCATCAGATCGGCAATTTGACGGGTAAACTCGCGGTGGCGTGTCAGTTCCGCTTCCAGGCGATCGACTTTCGCCATCGAACCGAGCAACTGCTGGTTCTCGATCGACAAGGACTCGATACGATGCACCGAACGCCAATACAACAGCGTAAACATCGTCGTGACCAACAGTGCGATCAGGACTGCCGCCGCCACCGTGATCAGCAGACGCATCGTGTACCATGGAAGACGGAAGGCCCGGACCGGACGATCCGGGCCGCCTTCCTCCATGACCATCAGTTGGTAGCCGGGACGTTTCATTGCCGTCGTTGACGCGAGACATTATACGGGCATCGCAACACGACGTCAGCCCGATTCGCATGCAACTTGCCGCGTGATTCCGGCGGTCATGGACCGTTTATTGAGCCGTTACGGCAATCCGAGGTCCATGCCACGTGCCTGAGACATCCGAACTGAAACGATCCGTATCCGGCGTACGCGGTATCGTCGGCGACACACTGACTCCCGAACTGGTCGCCCGGCACGCTGCGGCATTCGGCAGCCTTCTGAGTGGCGACAAGGTTGTCGTCGCCTCCGACACGCGTCCGACCGGCCCCATGATCAAGGAAGCGGCCATCAGCGGATTGCAGTCGGTCGGCTGCGATGTCATTGACATCGGGATCGCGCCGACCCCGACGGTGCCATTGGCGGTCACGCACTTCAAGGCCGCAGGCGGGATTGCAGTCACCGCTTCGCACAATCCCATCGAGTGGAATGCGCTGAAATTCATCGGGTCGGCGACGCAATTGCTGTCGCCGACGCTATTTGACCGCATCTACGATCTCGCCGATGGGAACGGTCGAATCGCATACAGGGGCTGGGACAAGATCGGTTCACGCACATCGTCGTTGGCGATGTTGAATGTTCACATTCGGCGCGTTCTCTCGTTGAAGCAGGTCGCAACACGTGCCGTCGCACGGCGCAAACCGAAAGTGGTCCTCGATGCGGTCAATGGCGCCGGATCGGTGTATGCACCGGCGCTGCTGAGGAAACTGGCATGTCGCGTGGTCGAGATTCACTGCAGGCCCGACGGACGATTCCCGAGAGGAACCGAGCCGTTGCCCGAGAACTTGAAGGATCTGTGTGCGGCAGTAGTGAGGCATCGCGCCGATATCGGCTTTGCGCTTGATCCCGATGCCGACCGTCTGGCCGTCGTCGACGAGCAGGGCAAGCCCCTGGGAGAAGAGCGCACGCTCGTGCTGGCGACCGAATGGGTACTCTCGCGCACGCCGGGACCGGTGGTCATCAATCTTTCGACGACACAGGCGGTTCTCGATGTCGCCAAATCACACAAACAGCGCGGGTACACCGCCAAAGTCGGCGAGGCGAATGTCGCCGCAATGATCAAGTCCAAACACGCCGTCATCGGGGGCGAGGGCAACGGCGGCGTAATCATGCCCTCGCTGCATCCGGGGCGCGATGCGATGCTGGGGATGGCATTGGTGTTGTCGTACTTATCCCACGCCGATCAACCAATATCACAGTTGTCGGCCGGGCTGCCGATGTATTATGCCGCCAAAACCAGGAAAGCCCAGTCCGGGGATTGGCAGGACCGATTGAGTCGTTTTGCCGATCACTTCGGTACAAGGGGACAGATCGACACGCGGGATGGGATTAAAGTCACGATGGACGGTGAATCGGTTCATGCGCGCGCTTCCAATACTGAGCCAATTGTCCGTATATCGACTGAGGCTAGAACGCAGAAGCAAGCGAAGGCGTTGCTCTCGGAGGCATTGGAGTCGCTGGGGTATTGATCGATCGGTGTCCCGGAGCGATCATCCCGGAGTTCAGACGGATGAGTTCACTCGCCTCATCGACACCGGAACCTCGTGGGGTGTAAGGTACAAGGGAGTGAGTACAGCTCAGACATTTGCCATCGCAGCCAATCTGATCGTGGTTACGAATTGGTCGGTAGTACACGCGCAGCTCGACTCAATTGATGCGCGTAGTTTATTCTGTGATGCTCTGTATCAGTACCTGAGAGTCGAAGGGGTATCGGACAGTGCACTCGATGCACTGAGCGACTGTGTTCCAATGCGGATTGTGCATCACATATCACAGGATCCCGAGTACATTAACTTCGAGTTGGCGTGTATTCCAGTCCCTCTTCGTCATGGTGACAGTTCATTTGTGCCGAGCAAGAGTGAGGTGTTTTGCGGATGCTCAGATGGCCACGGCCTTACGTACGTAGTCATACTAAAGCAGAATCTGAACGGTTGGGAATCGATCTGGGACACAACTTTGCACTTCAGTTGTGCCCCGATTGGTCTGATGCATCAAGATCTCGGCATCGGTAAGGGTTCTTATCCCACGCTACATCTGATGGAGTCATGGGTTTGGGGTGTTACTAATTGGCTGATCGAATGGAACGGCGTGGCAGGACGATTTGTCTCCGATGCAACACGATTTGGCCCACAAACTATCACGGGGTGGTTTGAACCCATTGACATGAACGGAGACGGCGTCATGGAACTCAGTGTCCAGGACACCCACGGACCCGAGGCGCTCCACGGGAGAGTGTGGACATTCGATCAACGCACACAGCAGTACAGACTCGACTCAGCATTATCGGAGTACATGTTTCCAGGAAACGCGTTGGATTCAATAGAATAGAGGGCCCCCATGTGCGGAATCATCGGCTATGTCGGCGGGCAGCAGGCGCTGCCGCTTTTGATCGACGGACTCAAACGGATGGAGTACCGCGGCTATGACTCGGCCGGGTTTGCCATTTTCGGTCCGGATGGACTTCAATGCGAAAAGTACGCGGGGAAGATCGCGCGACTGGAGCAGGCACTCGTGGGCAAGAATTACGAGGGGACATGGGGCATAGCCCATACTCGCTGGGCCACGCACGGCGAGCCCAATGACAACAATGCCCACCCGCACACTGACGACTCCGGCGATTTCGCTTTGGTGCACAATGGCATCATCGAAAACTACGCCACGTTGCGCGAATGGCTGATCCGTCGCGGGCACCTGATCCGCACCGAGACCGACACTGAAATTCTCGTGCACCTGATCGCCGACACCTACGACGGTAATCTGGTCGAGGCGACCCGGATTGCGCTCTCGCAAGTCGAAGGCACCTACGGCATCGCAGTAACCACGCGTCACGAGCCGGAGTTGATCGTAGCGGCGCGACATGGCGCGCCCCTGGTGATCGGGCGCGGCAACATGGAAAACTTCGTCGCCTCCGATGTGGCGGCGCTGATCCGTCACACCAATCAGGTCGTCTACCTCGACGATCTCGAATTGGCCGCGGTCACGCGTGAAGGATTTTCGATCTCCAAAATCGACAAGACGGTCGTCACGCGCGAAGCGCAGGAAATCGAGTGGACGCTCGAAGAAATCGAGAAGGGCGGCCACGCGCACTTTATGCACAAGGAAATCCATGAACAGCCGGTCACGATCACCAATGCGATGCGCGGACGTCTCAACCGGGACGAGGCCACGGCGCGTCTCAACGGCATCAAGCCGCATCTCGAAGAATTGGGGCAGATCGACCGTATCATTATCACCGCCTGCGGGACATCGTGGCATGCGGCGTTGATCGGCGAATACATGATCGAGGACCTGGCCGGCATTCCCGCCGAGGTCGAATACGCCTCCGAGTTCCGTTATCGCTCGCCGATTGTCCGTCCCGGTACTGCCGTCTTCGTAATCTCCCAGTCGGGCGAGACCGCCGACACGATGGGAGCGATGCGTGAGGCCAAACGACGCGGCGCGCGCGTGCTGGGGATCTGCAATGTGGTGGGCTCAACGATCGCGCGCGAAACCGACGGCGGCATCTACATCCATGCCGGGCCGGAGATCGGGGTCGCCTCGACCAAGGCGTTCACGTCACAAGTAACCGTGCTCTCGCTGGTCGCGCTCCTCTTGGCGCGAATGCGCGAAATGTCGTTTGACCGCGGGCAGGAGATGATCGCCGAGTTGGCGGCGCTGCCCTCGAAAGTGCAGGCGATCCTCGACCGCGAGGATGAGATCCGCGCGATCGCCGCTGACTACCACCGTCACGACAACTTCCTATACCTCGGACGCGGCTACAACTTCCCGGTGGCATTGGAAGGCGCGCTCAAGCTGAAGGAAATCTCGTACATCCATGCCGAGGGATACCCCGCCGCCGAGATGAAGCACGGCCCCATCGCGCTCATCGATGAGCGCATGCCGGTGGTGGTGATCGCGTTGCGCGATTCAGTCTATTCCAAAGTCATCAACAACATCCAGGAAGTAAAGGCGCGCCGCGGCACGGTCATCGCCATCGCCACCGAGGGCGACGACGAGATCACCAAACACGTCGATCATGTGATCCATGTTCCACAGACGCTGGAGCCATTGACCCCGATTCTCTCCTGCGTCCCCTTGCAACTCTTGGCTTACCACATGGCGGTCCTGCGCGGCCGCGATGTCGACCAGCCGCGGAACCTGGCCAAGAGCGTGACGGTGGAATGAGGCGGCAAGTGTCGATTGCGCTGGTAGGGGCGCGATTCATTCGCAAACACGTATAGAAGAAAGCCCCCGCCGTTTCCGGCAGGGGCTTTTTCGTTCGAGTGAGGCGATCTCTCTTGTTAGCTCCTGCTCTTCATCGCCTTCTCGATTCCCGCTTTCAGGTCGGCGGCGTTCATGACCGGGGTCATATAGACTTCG
It contains:
- the ndhC gene encoding NADH-quinone oxidoreductase subunit A, giving the protein MIAQYWPLLVIGTFVALLVAVMWLLGSILGPKRPTPVKQRPFECGFAPFQMPGGYFDVQFYLVAILFVIFDVELAFLFPWAVVFREIGAPAFWAMGIFIAILAFGLWYDWKKGALKWR
- a CDS encoding ferredoxin family protein; protein product: MTYVICEPCIGTKDTACVDACPVDCIHPTKDAAEFEEAEMLYIDPAECIDCGACVPACPVEAIFEESEVPEKWTDYTAKNAEYFQK
- a CDS encoding Rrf2 family transcriptional regulator; protein product: MLNLTRRTEYALIGLAHLAAQSPGTVVNVREVADQHNMPGKLVAKVFHELKTAGMLKSHQGKKGGYSLAREPHALNLSEVLMAIEGKAALVRCVDGNGADCPQYDECIISDPLRALHERIKVLFDSMTISDFVSNKSSVGAFEP
- a CDS encoding OsmC family protein, producing the protein MPTRKAQAEWKGDLRNGSGVMKMATGSYEGPYSFGSRFEESKGTNPEELIAAAHAGCFSMALSAGLGKAGFSPKRVSTKATVHLEKVGDGFQITTIELDTEAEVPGIDKATFMQHAEGAKAGCPISKALAAVPSIKLTAKLL
- a CDS encoding M23 family metallopeptidase; the protein is MKRPGYQLMVMEEGGPDRPVRAFRLPWYTMRLLITVAAAVLIALLVTTMFTLLYWRSVHRIESLSIENQQLLGSMAKVDRLEAELTRHREFTRQIADLMGISVPDFADSIRPDRLPEGVLADGYDSAATDTGSEWADVASGGTDPGVLVPNCAPDPNNRPRGKPIAGRLSRGFSPHSNNPVLRHTGIDFAAREGTAIMATADGTVAFAGKDDAFGFMIVIDHANGFGTTYGHNSVLLVTEGDAVSRGDRIAFSGNTGQSTAPHLHYEIRKDGIAIDPMGFLGE
- the glmM gene encoding phosphoglucosamine mutase, translated to MPETSELKRSVSGVRGIVGDTLTPELVARHAAAFGSLLSGDKVVVASDTRPTGPMIKEAAISGLQSVGCDVIDIGIAPTPTVPLAVTHFKAAGGIAVTASHNPIEWNALKFIGSATQLLSPTLFDRIYDLADGNGRIAYRGWDKIGSRTSSLAMLNVHIRRVLSLKQVATRAVARRKPKVVLDAVNGAGSVYAPALLRKLACRVVEIHCRPDGRFPRGTEPLPENLKDLCAAVVRHRADIGFALDPDADRLAVVDEQGKPLGEERTLVLATEWVLSRTPGPVVINLSTTQAVLDVAKSHKQRGYTAKVGEANVAAMIKSKHAVIGGEGNGGVIMPSLHPGRDAMLGMALVLSYLSHADQPISQLSAGLPMYYAAKTRKAQSGDWQDRLSRFADHFGTRGQIDTRDGIKVTMDGESVHARASNTEPIVRISTEARTQKQAKALLSEALESLGY
- the glmS gene encoding glutamine--fructose-6-phosphate transaminase (isomerizing), which translates into the protein MCGIIGYVGGQQALPLLIDGLKRMEYRGYDSAGFAIFGPDGLQCEKYAGKIARLEQALVGKNYEGTWGIAHTRWATHGEPNDNNAHPHTDDSGDFALVHNGIIENYATLREWLIRRGHLIRTETDTEILVHLIADTYDGNLVEATRIALSQVEGTYGIAVTTRHEPELIVAARHGAPLVIGRGNMENFVASDVAALIRHTNQVVYLDDLELAAVTREGFSISKIDKTVVTREAQEIEWTLEEIEKGGHAHFMHKEIHEQPVTITNAMRGRLNRDEATARLNGIKPHLEELGQIDRIIITACGTSWHAALIGEYMIEDLAGIPAEVEYASEFRYRSPIVRPGTAVFVISQSGETADTMGAMREAKRRGARVLGICNVVGSTIARETDGGIYIHAGPEIGVASTKAFTSQVTVLSLVALLLARMREMSFDRGQEMIAELAALPSKVQAILDREDEIRAIAADYHRHDNFLYLGRGYNFPVALEGALKLKEISYIHAEGYPAAEMKHGPIALIDERMPVVVIALRDSVYSKVINNIQEVKARRGTVIAIATEGDDEITKHVDHVIHVPQTLEPLTPILSCVPLQLLAYHMAVLRGRDVDQPRNLAKSVTVE